One part of the Burkholderia vietnamiensis LMG 10929 genome encodes these proteins:
- a CDS encoding glycosyltransferase, with amino-acid sequence MKFSLIMATLGRSDEIERMLDSLLQQAYADLEVIVVDQNPDARVARIVERYRERLCIVHLRSEKGKSRATNVGLQAVTGDVVAFPDDDCWYRPGTLHAVAALLSADRMLDGVTGMSIDAAGRPSQGRWATAAQPVNRFNVWVCATSYTIFLRRSAVSAAGQFDVELGVGATSRWGAGEEVDFLVRALRAGCRIGYDPQLRVHHPEPLAVLDEHAYARGRRYNRGFGHVLRINRYPLAYVLYMIARPVAGCALAFARRNPQRAKYYWIAASHRLLGWMD; translated from the coding sequence ATGAAATTCTCCCTGATCATGGCGACGCTCGGCCGCAGCGACGAGATCGAACGCATGCTCGATTCGCTGCTGCAGCAGGCCTACGCCGACCTCGAAGTCATCGTCGTCGACCAGAACCCGGACGCGCGCGTCGCACGCATCGTCGAGCGGTATCGCGAGCGGCTGTGCATCGTCCATCTGCGTTCGGAGAAGGGCAAGTCGCGGGCGACCAACGTCGGGCTGCAGGCGGTGACGGGCGACGTGGTCGCGTTCCCCGACGACGACTGCTGGTATCGGCCCGGCACGCTCCACGCGGTCGCCGCGCTGCTGTCCGCCGACCGCATGCTCGACGGCGTGACCGGCATGAGCATCGATGCCGCGGGGCGGCCGTCGCAGGGACGGTGGGCCACCGCGGCGCAGCCCGTGAACCGCTTCAACGTGTGGGTCTGCGCGACGTCCTACACGATCTTCCTGCGCCGCTCGGCGGTGAGCGCGGCAGGGCAGTTCGACGTCGAGCTGGGCGTCGGTGCGACGAGCCGCTGGGGCGCGGGCGAGGAAGTGGATTTTCTCGTCCGTGCGTTGCGCGCCGGGTGCCGGATCGGCTACGACCCGCAGTTGCGCGTACATCATCCCGAGCCGCTCGCCGTGCTCGACGAGCACGCGTATGCGCGCGGCCGACGCTACAACCGCGGCTTCGGCCACGTGCTGCGCATCAATCGCTATCCGCTCGCTTACGTGCTGTACATGATCGCGCGGCCCGTCGCCGGTTGCGCGCTGGCGTTCGCGCGCCGCAATCCGCAGCGCGCGAAGTACTACTGGATCGCGGCGTCGCATCGGCTGCTCGGCTGGATGGATTGA
- a CDS encoding polysaccharide biosynthesis/export family protein has translation MNRASDVVSTAGRWGRRGRPGRWGRALAPLALSVVVAGCAVAPGMRMNDAPALQLSSARNGEPARALDVPIREIDVDLLQRMRDGDGGDAGDRSANVDALLAERGKGGYRIGAGDVLQITVWDHPELSAAAPTTQTSSTQRPSDPVGGFVVDENGSVQFPYVGTVAVTGRTTTEVRDAFRVSLAKTFRDPQVTVRVTSYRSQQVYVEGEVRNPGNQPINDVPMTLIEALDRAGGLQPTADRSRIELLRGDARYVLDLSRLVARRIDPARILLRNRDVLRVQSREDSGAYVMGEVTKPTLALPLRDGSLTLGDALQQAGSFNSGTADTAQVYVIRARGSRTPDVFHLDAKSPVAMVLANDFRLAPKDVVYVDGNGLVRFSRVLSLLLPAINAGMTGALVAK, from the coding sequence ATGAATCGAGCATCAGACGTTGTATCGACCGCAGGCCGTTGGGGCCGCCGAGGCCGACCGGGCCGTTGGGGCCGCGCGCTGGCGCCGCTCGCGCTGTCCGTTGTCGTGGCCGGCTGCGCGGTCGCACCGGGCATGCGGATGAACGACGCGCCGGCCCTTCAGCTGAGCAGTGCGCGCAACGGCGAGCCGGCGCGGGCGCTCGACGTGCCGATCCGCGAGATCGACGTCGACCTGCTGCAGCGGATGCGCGACGGCGACGGCGGCGACGCCGGCGACCGGTCGGCGAACGTCGATGCGCTGCTGGCCGAGCGTGGGAAGGGCGGTTACCGCATCGGCGCGGGCGACGTGCTGCAGATCACGGTGTGGGACCACCCGGAGCTGTCCGCGGCGGCGCCGACCACCCAGACGTCGTCGACGCAACGGCCGAGCGACCCGGTCGGTGGCTTCGTCGTCGACGAGAACGGCAGCGTGCAGTTTCCGTATGTCGGCACGGTCGCGGTTACAGGCAGGACGACGACCGAGGTGCGCGATGCGTTCCGCGTCTCGCTCGCGAAAACGTTCCGCGATCCGCAGGTCACCGTGCGCGTCACGTCGTACCGGAGCCAGCAGGTCTACGTCGAAGGCGAGGTGCGCAATCCCGGCAACCAGCCGATCAACGACGTGCCGATGACGCTCATCGAGGCGCTCGATCGTGCGGGCGGCCTGCAGCCCACCGCCGACCGCAGCCGGATCGAGCTGCTGCGCGGCGACGCGCGCTACGTGCTCGACCTGTCGCGGCTCGTCGCGCGGCGGATCGACCCGGCGCGCATCCTGCTGCGCAATCGCGACGTGCTGCGCGTGCAGTCGCGCGAGGACAGCGGCGCATACGTGATGGGCGAGGTCACGAAGCCGACGCTCGCGCTACCGCTGCGCGACGGGTCGCTCACGCTCGGCGACGCGTTGCAGCAGGCCGGCAGCTTCAACAGCGGCACGGCCGACACCGCGCAGGTGTACGTGATCCGCGCGCGCGGCTCGCGTACGCCGGACGTGTTCCATCTCGACGCGAAGTCGCCGGTCGCGATGGTCCTCGCGAACGACTTCAGGCTCGCGCCGAAGGACGTCGTCTATGTCGACGGCAACGGCCTCGTGCGCTTCAGCCGCGTGCTGTCGCTGCTGCTGCCCGCGATCAATGCCGGCATGACCGGCGCGCTTGTCGCGAAATGA
- a CDS encoding mannose-1-phosphate guanylyltransferase/mannose-6-phosphate isomerase: MGELASIGNARIADSDLHEPGRGGAAAAVVPVILAGGAGTRLWPMSREQHPKQLTQLVGDESLLESTLRRVRGLSATFELAAAQVVCGDAHRHITVRQLAASELRAQVIVEPARRDTAPAMTLAAELARVRHGDAVLAVMPADHAIADTAAFERAMETALRYAQLGCLATLGVRPTHADSGFGYLRTGMPVALDGAAGAFALDAFVEKPAPEIAAHYVASGSHWWNSGIYVVRASVWLRAIAALAPEIHHACVAAIRDGAAAADCFHPAAQPFAACPSNSIDYAVMERLSSLAEPPAAVAVPLDAGWSDLGSWDAVWAALDKDANGNAGRGRVMFEDAAACYAHSEGRLVACVGVSNVAVVETPDAVLVVNREQVQGVKSLVARIKAERGAEADTHRLVRRPWGCYDSVDRGERFQVKRIVVDPGARLSLQMHHHRAEHWTVVKGTAAVTRGDEQFLLGENESMYIPMGVRHRLENPGRLPLEIIEVQTGSYLGEDDIVRFDDAYGRV; encoded by the coding sequence ATGGGCGAACTCGCTTCCATCGGTAATGCGCGCATTGCCGATTCGGATCTGCACGAACCCGGCCGCGGCGGCGCCGCCGCCGCGGTCGTGCCGGTGATCCTGGCCGGCGGCGCGGGCACGCGGCTGTGGCCGATGTCGCGCGAGCAGCATCCGAAGCAGCTGACGCAGCTCGTCGGCGACGAATCGTTGCTGGAATCGACGCTGCGTCGCGTGCGCGGTCTGTCCGCGACCTTCGAGCTGGCCGCTGCGCAGGTGGTGTGCGGCGACGCGCATCGGCACATCACGGTGCGCCAGCTCGCGGCGAGCGAGCTGCGCGCGCAGGTGATCGTCGAGCCGGCGCGGCGCGACACGGCGCCCGCCATGACGCTCGCGGCCGAACTTGCGCGCGTGCGGCACGGCGATGCGGTGCTGGCGGTGATGCCGGCCGATCACGCGATCGCCGATACGGCCGCGTTCGAGCGCGCGATGGAGACGGCGTTGCGCTACGCGCAGCTCGGTTGCCTCGCGACGCTCGGCGTGCGGCCGACGCATGCCGATTCGGGCTTCGGCTATCTGCGCACCGGCATGCCGGTGGCGCTGGACGGCGCCGCGGGCGCGTTCGCGCTCGATGCGTTCGTCGAGAAGCCCGCGCCGGAAATCGCCGCGCATTACGTCGCGTCCGGGTCGCACTGGTGGAACAGCGGGATCTACGTCGTGCGCGCCAGCGTGTGGCTGCGTGCGATCGCCGCGCTTGCGCCGGAGATTCATCACGCGTGCGTCGCCGCGATCCGCGACGGCGCCGCCGCGGCGGACTGCTTCCATCCGGCCGCGCAGCCGTTCGCCGCGTGTCCGTCGAACTCGATCGACTACGCGGTGATGGAGCGGCTCTCGTCGCTCGCCGAACCGCCGGCGGCCGTCGCGGTGCCGCTCGACGCCGGCTGGTCCGATCTCGGTTCGTGGGACGCCGTGTGGGCCGCGCTCGACAAGGACGCGAACGGCAACGCCGGACGCGGGCGCGTGATGTTCGAGGACGCAGCCGCGTGCTACGCGCATTCCGAGGGCCGGCTCGTCGCGTGCGTCGGCGTCAGCAACGTGGCGGTGGTCGAGACGCCCGATGCGGTGCTGGTGGTGAACCGCGAGCAGGTTCAGGGCGTCAAGTCGCTGGTGGCACGGATCAAGGCCGAACGCGGCGCGGAAGCCGACACGCATCGGCTGGTGCGGCGTCCGTGGGGCTGTTACGACTCGGTCGATCGCGGCGAGCGCTTTCAGGTGAAGCGGATCGTCGTCGATCCGGGCGCGCGTCTGTCGTTGCAGATGCATCACCATCGCGCCGAACACTGGACCGTCGTGAAAGGCACCGCGGCCGTCACGCGCGGCGACGAGCAGTTCCTGCTCGGCGAGAACGAATCGATGTACATCCCGATGGGCGTGCGCCACCGGCTCGAAAACCCGGGGCGGCTGCCGCTGGAAATCATCGAAGTGCAGACCGGCAGCTATCTCGGCGAAGACGACATCGTCCGCTTCGACGACGCCTACGGACGCGTGTGA
- a CDS encoding polysaccharide biosynthesis tyrosine autokinase, with the protein MNDLSEARLYDAALYDDAPLSSYVDIVLARWRLVLGIAAGVFLLGLLYAVFATPVYRVDATIQVNESTAAGNSPLHDIAALLDNGSTTAAELELVRARMVIDAVVTKQHLNLVAEPRYVPLIGRWVARRYRGEGIAPPLWGLSRFAWGGERFDVATFETAGATSHDGVDALDGLWFTVTALDGGRYMLRDDDDAIVLSGAVGAPAHGEYQGKPLTLLVAALDARPGTTFRLKRIPQIEAVAQLQDDLSVEEKAKQSGILSVTLEGDDKVRIREILKAVVDGYVAQNRDYRSKEAAATLESLKISMPAVEQTLKDAEERYAKFRARTRTVDLDEQGKLLLGQEVDIDTRMLELKQRRVDLIARFADGHPAVQALDANLAELAGKAAELRTREARLPDTEREGLAVLRDVRVNTELYTNLLNTAQQLNIAKQSEIGNVRAVDQPVLPVKPVKPKRLLVIALSLCVGIALGVAAPFAQRAVWGRVEHSEHLEQALGVPVYAVVPHSRAQRRLVRSQQRAAQGPHVLASEIPEDVTVDAIRSLRTTLQFTLSETGHHVIMVTSPQPNAGKSFLCANLASLFASGGKRVLLIDADIRRGQAHRHFGLPAAPGLPDVIASGALERGVQRTSIAGVDVLPRGAVARTSELFNDGRFKTVLDAASRRYDIVIVDTAPILALHDAATIGRHGATTLLCVRHGRSSMPEIREAERRLRNAGIAISGVVLNDVPRRQAVYGTYGERNYAYETEH; encoded by the coding sequence ATGAACGACCTCTCCGAAGCACGGCTCTACGACGCGGCGTTGTACGACGATGCGCCGCTCTCGTCCTACGTCGACATCGTGCTGGCGCGCTGGCGCCTCGTGCTCGGCATCGCGGCCGGCGTGTTCCTGCTGGGCCTGCTGTACGCGGTGTTCGCGACGCCGGTGTATCGGGTCGACGCGACGATCCAGGTCAACGAATCGACCGCCGCCGGCAACTCGCCGCTGCACGACATCGCGGCGCTGCTCGACAACGGCAGCACGACCGCCGCCGAACTCGAGCTCGTGCGTGCGCGCATGGTGATCGACGCGGTCGTCACCAAGCAGCATCTGAACCTCGTCGCCGAGCCGCGCTATGTCCCGCTGATCGGCCGCTGGGTCGCGCGCCGCTATCGCGGCGAAGGCATCGCGCCGCCGCTGTGGGGCCTGTCGCGCTTCGCGTGGGGCGGCGAGCGGTTCGACGTCGCGACGTTCGAGACGGCCGGCGCGACGAGCCACGACGGCGTCGATGCGCTGGACGGGCTGTGGTTCACCGTGACCGCGCTGGACGGCGGCCGCTACATGCTGCGGGACGACGACGACGCCATCGTGCTGAGCGGCGCGGTCGGCGCACCGGCGCATGGCGAGTACCAGGGCAAGCCGCTGACGCTGCTGGTCGCGGCGCTCGACGCGCGCCCCGGCACGACGTTCCGGCTCAAGCGCATCCCGCAGATCGAGGCCGTCGCGCAACTGCAGGACGATCTGAGCGTCGAGGAAAAGGCGAAGCAGTCGGGGATCCTGTCGGTCACGCTCGAGGGCGACGACAAGGTGCGCATCAGGGAGATCCTGAAGGCGGTGGTGGACGGCTACGTCGCGCAGAACCGCGACTACCGGAGCAAGGAGGCGGCCGCCACGCTCGAGTCGCTGAAGATCAGCATGCCGGCGGTCGAGCAGACGCTGAAGGACGCCGAGGAGCGCTACGCGAAGTTCCGCGCGCGCACGCGCACGGTCGATCTCGACGAGCAGGGCAAGCTGCTGCTCGGCCAGGAAGTCGACATCGACACGCGCATGCTCGAACTCAAGCAAAGGCGCGTCGACCTGATCGCGCGCTTCGCCGACGGTCATCCGGCCGTGCAGGCGCTCGATGCGAACCTCGCCGAACTCGCGGGCAAGGCGGCGGAACTGCGCACGCGCGAAGCGAGGCTGCCCGATACGGAGCGCGAGGGCCTCGCGGTGCTGCGCGACGTGCGCGTGAACACCGAGCTGTACACCAACCTGCTCAACACCGCGCAGCAGCTGAACATCGCGAAGCAGAGCGAGATCGGCAACGTCCGCGCGGTCGACCAGCCGGTGCTGCCGGTGAAGCCGGTCAAGCCCAAGCGCTTGCTCGTGATCGCGCTGTCGCTGTGCGTCGGCATCGCGCTCGGCGTGGCCGCGCCGTTCGCGCAGCGCGCCGTGTGGGGCCGCGTCGAACACTCGGAGCATCTGGAGCAGGCGCTCGGCGTGCCGGTCTATGCGGTGGTGCCGCACAGCCGCGCGCAGCGGCGCCTCGTGCGCAGCCAACAGCGCGCGGCGCAGGGCCCGCACGTGCTCGCCTCCGAGATCCCGGAGGACGTCACCGTCGACGCAATCCGCAGCCTGCGCACGACGCTGCAGTTCACGCTGTCCGAGACGGGCCACCACGTGATCATGGTCACGAGCCCGCAGCCGAACGCCGGCAAGTCGTTCCTGTGCGCGAACCTCGCGTCGCTGTTCGCGTCGGGCGGCAAGCGCGTGCTGCTGATCGACGCGGACATTCGCCGCGGTCAGGCGCATCGGCACTTCGGCCTGCCGGCCGCGCCGGGGCTGCCCGACGTGATCGCGAGCGGCGCGCTCGAGCGCGGCGTGCAGCGCACGTCGATCGCCGGCGTCGACGTGCTGCCGCGCGGCGCGGTCGCGCGCACGTCCGAGCTGTTCAACGACGGCCGCTTCAAGACGGTGCTCGACGCCGCGTCGCGGCGCTACGACATCGTCATCGTCGACACCGCGCCGATCCTCGCGCTGCACGACGCGGCGACCATCGGCCGTCACGGCGCGACGACGCTGCTGTGCGTGCGGCACGGCCGCAGTTCGATGCCGGAGATCCGCGAGGCGGAGCGACGCCTGCGCAACGCGGGCATCGCGATCAGCGGCGTGGTGCTGAACGACGTGCCGCGCCGGCAGGCCGTCTACGGCACGTACGGCGAACGGAATTACGCATATGAAACCGAGCACTGA
- a CDS encoding oligosaccharide flippase family protein, whose amino-acid sequence MKPSTEPALREFAPAPVPAHAHASPGGERLGARTVRGLAWALVQAWGGKLVTLVTYLLVARWLGPADVGLTAAVTLSLSLVLMIAEGGLGDAVVQRAALADDDLEWPFAFSIGMAVVLAAVLFALAARVEAWFGVPGLAPYLRVAAAFVPIGSAGSFQEALYKRRLDFRTLAMRQLVSVSVAGAVAVALAVAGAGAWSLIAQAATFMTVSAAWLWRRPVWRPRGRRNVSTFAPLARFGAHVVAARLIDWWATRTVDLIVVALYGAAGLGIYAIGARLYQTALELLCRAATDVALAVLSRVAHDAERMAATYVDVTGLAAMTAAPLFVLMAVLSHDITIVLFGVRWAASAAVMTPLMALGAVQTVQFVNGAFLAARGRPHVTMWLTLVKLALVLATMVAVPSQRVAQLAWLYVGAVLCITPLSFGAVVVELAVDRARLLGRLVPPYLIALGCAAIVRQAGAHLGGVPVLVRLPLLIVCFASAYVGATWMLRRDTARRTVSMLIALRAARSAT is encoded by the coding sequence ATGAAACCGAGCACTGAGCCGGCGCTGCGCGAGTTCGCGCCTGCGCCCGTGCCCGCTCATGCGCACGCGTCGCCCGGCGGCGAGCGGCTCGGTGCGCGCACCGTGCGCGGCCTCGCGTGGGCGCTGGTGCAGGCCTGGGGCGGCAAGCTCGTCACGCTCGTCACGTATCTGCTGGTCGCGCGCTGGCTCGGTCCGGCCGACGTCGGCCTTACCGCGGCGGTCACGTTGTCGCTGTCGCTGGTGCTGATGATCGCCGAGGGCGGCCTCGGCGATGCGGTGGTCCAGCGCGCGGCGCTCGCCGACGACGATCTCGAATGGCCGTTCGCGTTCTCGATCGGCATGGCCGTCGTGCTCGCGGCCGTGCTGTTCGCGCTCGCCGCGCGCGTCGAAGCATGGTTCGGCGTGCCGGGGCTCGCGCCGTATCTGCGCGTGGCCGCCGCGTTCGTGCCGATCGGCTCGGCCGGCTCGTTTCAGGAGGCGCTGTACAAGCGGCGGCTCGATTTCCGGACGCTCGCGATGCGCCAGCTCGTGTCGGTGAGCGTCGCGGGCGCGGTGGCCGTTGCGCTCGCGGTGGCCGGCGCCGGCGCGTGGAGCCTGATCGCGCAGGCGGCGACCTTCATGACGGTGTCTGCGGCGTGGCTGTGGCGCCGGCCGGTGTGGCGTCCGCGCGGCCGCCGCAACGTGTCGACGTTCGCGCCGCTCGCGCGCTTCGGCGCGCATGTCGTCGCCGCGCGGCTGATCGACTGGTGGGCGACGCGCACCGTCGACCTGATCGTCGTCGCGCTGTACGGCGCGGCCGGCCTCGGCATCTATGCGATCGGCGCGCGGCTCTATCAGACGGCGCTCGAGCTGCTGTGCCGCGCGGCGACCGACGTCGCGCTCGCCGTGCTGTCGCGCGTCGCACACGACGCCGAGCGGATGGCGGCCACCTACGTCGACGTCACGGGCCTCGCGGCGATGACGGCGGCGCCGCTGTTCGTGCTGATGGCCGTGTTGAGCCACGACATCACGATCGTGCTGTTCGGCGTGCGCTGGGCCGCCAGCGCCGCGGTCATGACGCCGCTGATGGCGCTCGGAGCGGTGCAGACCGTGCAGTTCGTCAACGGCGCGTTCCTCGCGGCGCGCGGCCGCCCGCACGTGACGATGTGGCTGACGCTCGTCAAGCTCGCGCTGGTGCTCGCGACGATGGTGGCCGTGCCGTCGCAGCGCGTCGCGCAGCTCGCATGGCTGTACGTCGGCGCGGTGCTGTGCATCACGCCGCTCAGTTTCGGCGCGGTCGTCGTCGAGCTGGCCGTGGACCGCGCGCGGCTGCTGGGCCGGCTCGTGCCGCCGTATCTGATCGCCCTCGGCTGCGCGGCGATCGTGCGGCAGGCGGGCGCGCATCTCGGCGGCGTGCCGGTCCTGGTCCGGTTGCCGCTGCTGATCGTCTGCTTCGCGAGCGCGTACGTCGGCGCGACGTGGATGCTGCGCCGCGACACCGCGCGCCGCACCGTGTCGATGCTGATCGCACTGCGCGCGGCGAGGAGCGCGACATGA
- a CDS encoding LysR family transcriptional regulator has translation MELRQLRYFVCVVEHGSMGKAALELGVVTSALSQQISRLESELSTRLLQRTSTGVVPTDAGLAFWRQAQLALRHIDDAALAARQARLSGHVSVGLAPSTTGVLGLAFMKAMRQRYPEVRLRMVESLSGYLGAMLSARQIDLAVLFREEPAQRWSVMPLLDEHLFVIGCAGQPGMPEGSPVGLAQLGALPLILPSGPHGLRALLDAAFARTGFTPHITAEVDGLAMLMDAVRGGLGATIQPGAALARLENAALASVPIADAHATRPNLIASVSDDELSPAGLAARVVLADVAREIVAAGRWPGATLRT, from the coding sequence ATGGAACTCAGGCAACTGCGCTATTTCGTCTGCGTGGTCGAGCACGGCAGCATGGGCAAGGCGGCGCTGGAGCTCGGCGTCGTGACGTCGGCGCTGAGCCAGCAGATCAGCCGGCTCGAGAGCGAGTTGTCCACGCGCCTGCTGCAGCGAACCTCCACGGGCGTCGTGCCGACCGACGCGGGGCTCGCCTTCTGGCGACAGGCGCAGCTCGCGTTGCGCCACATCGACGATGCGGCGCTCGCCGCCCGTCAGGCGCGCCTGTCCGGGCACGTCAGCGTGGGGCTCGCGCCGAGCACCACGGGCGTGCTCGGCCTCGCGTTCATGAAGGCGATGCGGCAGCGCTATCCCGAGGTGCGGCTGCGCATGGTCGAGAGCCTGTCCGGCTACCTCGGCGCGATGCTGAGCGCGCGGCAGATCGACCTGGCCGTGCTGTTCCGCGAGGAGCCCGCGCAGCGCTGGAGCGTCATGCCGCTGCTCGACGAGCATCTGTTCGTGATCGGCTGCGCCGGCCAGCCCGGCATGCCCGAAGGGTCGCCCGTGGGTCTCGCGCAGCTCGGCGCGCTGCCGCTGATCCTGCCCAGCGGCCCGCATGGCTTGCGCGCGCTGCTCGATGCCGCGTTCGCGCGCACCGGCTTTACGCCGCACATCACCGCCGAAGTCGACGGCCTCGCGATGCTGATGGACGCGGTGCGCGGCGGCCTCGGCGCGACCATCCAGCCGGGCGCGGCGCTCGCGCGGCTCGAGAATGCGGCGCTCGCGAGCGTTCCGATTGCCGACGCACATGCGACGCGGCCCAACCTGATCGCGAGCGTGTCCGACGACGAGCTGTCGCCGGCCGGGCTGGCCGCGCGCGTCGTACTCGCCGACGTGGCGCGCGAAATCGTCGCGGCCGGCCGCTGGCCGGGCGCCACGCTGCGCACGTAG
- a CDS encoding undecaprenyl-phosphate glucose phosphotransferase has translation MFGVQSMVARVLDAVVVVAAAAVASHVRFADDPLGRSDAMVVPFVVMLTLAVFPALQVYQSWRGRSWIAMISRISAAWIAVQACNLVLLFALHRADQVSRLWFAYWTGIAGCGFIAMRMLAYAMLARVRHAGLNLRKVAIVGSGAYAVRVIETLALSPASGFRPVLFHDPAGASNGVLPAITDFAAFAAAVRAEAATEIWLAVPICEERTIRRVLKAFGDDLVNIRFMPDMRSIAWLGGTMMDLVGMPAINLVASPMSHRALLQKALFDRVFAAAALVALAPLLGAIAVAVKLSSPGPVLFMQYRKGADGRVFRIYKFRTMRVHADPAGVVRQATRGDARITRVGAFLRRTSLDELPQFFNVLRGDMSVVGPRPHAIEHDDLYRPLVDGYIHRYRIKPGITGWAQVNGYRGETDQLDKMVGRVQHDLYYLRNWSFGLDMRIVAATVLKGFVHPNAY, from the coding sequence ATGTTTGGAGTTCAGTCGATGGTGGCGCGCGTGCTCGACGCGGTGGTCGTGGTGGCCGCGGCGGCCGTCGCGTCGCATGTGCGCTTCGCCGATGACCCGCTCGGCCGATCCGACGCGATGGTCGTGCCGTTCGTCGTGATGCTGACGCTCGCCGTGTTTCCAGCCTTGCAGGTGTATCAGTCGTGGCGCGGGCGCTCGTGGATCGCGATGATCAGCCGCATCAGCGCCGCGTGGATCGCGGTGCAGGCCTGCAACCTGGTGCTGCTGTTCGCGCTGCATCGGGCCGATCAGGTGTCGCGCCTGTGGTTCGCGTACTGGACCGGCATCGCCGGATGTGGATTCATCGCGATGCGCATGCTCGCGTATGCGATGCTCGCGCGCGTCAGGCATGCGGGCCTGAACCTGCGCAAGGTGGCGATCGTCGGCAGCGGCGCCTATGCGGTGCGCGTGATCGAGACGCTCGCGCTGTCGCCCGCGAGCGGCTTTCGCCCGGTGCTGTTCCACGATCCGGCCGGCGCGTCCAACGGCGTGCTTCCGGCGATCACCGACTTCGCCGCGTTCGCCGCGGCCGTGCGCGCCGAAGCGGCCACCGAAATCTGGCTCGCCGTGCCGATCTGCGAGGAGCGCACGATCCGGCGCGTGTTGAAGGCGTTCGGCGACGACCTCGTCAACATCCGCTTCATGCCGGACATGCGCAGCATTGCGTGGCTCGGCGGCACGATGATGGATCTGGTCGGGATGCCCGCGATCAATCTGGTCGCGTCGCCGATGTCGCATCGCGCGCTGCTGCAGAAGGCGCTGTTCGACCGCGTGTTCGCGGCGGCGGCGCTCGTCGCGCTCGCGCCGCTGCTTGGCGCGATCGCCGTCGCGGTGAAGCTGTCGTCGCCGGGCCCGGTGCTGTTTATGCAGTATCGGAAAGGCGCGGACGGCCGCGTCTTCCGCATCTACAAGTTCCGCACCATGCGCGTACACGCCGACCCGGCCGGCGTCGTGCGTCAGGCCACGCGCGGCGATGCGCGCATCACGCGGGTCGGCGCATTCCTGCGCCGCACGAGCCTCGACGAACTGCCGCAGTTCTTCAACGTGCTGCGCGGCGACATGTCGGTCGTCGGGCCGCGGCCGCATGCGATCGAGCACGACGATCTGTACCGGCCGCTCGTCGACGGCTACATCCATCGCTACCGGATCAAGCCCGGTATCACCGGCTGGGCGCAGGTCAACGGCTATCGCGGCGAAACCGACCAACTCGACAAGATGGTCGGGCGCGTCCAGCACGACCTCTATTACCTGCGCAACTGGTCCTTCGGGCTCGACATGCGAATCGTCGCGGCCACGGTGCTGAAGGGCTTCGTGCATCCGAACGCGTACTGA
- a CDS encoding protein-tyrosine-phosphatase, producing the protein MIERILIVCDGNACRSPMASAMLARALPFIQVRSAGLIALAGRPAAQAAIDAMRARGFDLTPHIAQPVHLGHVRASQLILAMTLVQCREIERRYPFARGRVFQLDHATKRDIEDPVGKSADVFDAVAAHIERAVAQWIARIPAAAAHGGA; encoded by the coding sequence ATGATCGAACGCATTCTGATCGTTTGCGACGGCAACGCGTGCCGCAGCCCGATGGCGAGCGCGATGCTCGCGCGGGCGCTGCCGTTCATCCAGGTGCGCAGCGCGGGACTGATCGCGCTGGCCGGGCGGCCCGCCGCGCAGGCCGCGATCGACGCGATGCGCGCGCGTGGCTTCGACCTCACGCCGCATATCGCGCAGCCCGTGCATCTGGGCCACGTGCGCGCCTCGCAGCTGATTCTCGCGATGACGCTCGTCCAGTGCCGCGAAATCGAACGCCGCTATCCGTTTGCGCGCGGCCGCGTGTTCCAGCTCGACCACGCGACCAAGCGCGATATCGAGGATCCGGTCGGCAAGTCGGCGGACGTGTTCGACGCCGTGGCCGCCCATATCGAGCGCGCGGTCGCGCAGTGGATCGCACGCATTCCGGCCGCCGCCGCACATGGAGGCGCGTGA